The genomic region TGCGGTAACTAAGCCAGCAATGAAAGAAGCGTAAAGACCCATTAGCGGAGGAAAACCAGCCAGAATAGCGAAGGAAAGTGACTCGGGAATCATGGTCATAGCAACCGTTAATCCAGCAAGCACTTCAGTTTTGTAATTAACCTGTTGTTTGAAGTCGAATAAGTTCAGAACTTTTTTCATAATGAGGCTTTTTCAGCTTAATTTTAAGAAGCGGCAAAAATAGTCATTAAAAACAGAAGCGCAACTCAATCAGATTTTTGATTGAAATTTTTACTAAATTTTGATTATCAAATGATTATATTCATAATATCATACTAGAAAGGTGAGCTAAATAGCAAATTTCAGTGGGCTGAACGCCGAATGTTAGAAAATGAACAAACATTAGGTAACAGTTTACAAATGAAATACCTTTGCAAAAATTTTCATTATGGCACATAAGGCCGGTTTCGTAAATATCATAGGTAACCCCAATGTTGGGAAATCCACTTTAATGAATGCTTTCGTAGGTGAAAGGCTTTCAATAATTACTTCAAAAGCACAAACAACCCGTCATAGGATTCTGGGTATTGTGAATGGAGAAGATTTCCAGATGATCTTGAGTGATACACCCGGGATCATTAAACCAGCTTACGAGCTACAGGCTTCCATGATGGATTTTGTGAAATCTGCCTTTGAAGATGCAGATGTTCTGATCTATATTGTTGAAATTGGAGAAGAAGGATTAAAGGATGAAGCATTCTTTAAAAAGATCGAAAACTCTGAAGTACCGGTTTTATTATTACTGAATAAGATCGATAAATCAAACCAGGATCAACTTGAAGAACAGGTTAAGTACTGGAGTGAAAAAGTACCAACAGCCGAAATTCACCCAATTTCAGCATTGGAAGGTTTCAATGTTGCAGAGGTATTTAACAGGATCATCGAGTTATTACCAGAATCTCCGGCTTTTTACCCTAAAGATACGCTTACCGATAAGCCTGAACGATTTTTCGTGAACGAGATCATTCGTGAAAAGATTCTTATGCATTACAAAAAGGAAATTCCTTATAGTGTAGAGATCGAAACTGGAGAATTCTTTGAAGAGGAGAAGATCATCAGGATGCGTAGCGTGATTATGGTAGAACGAGATACCCAGAAGGGGATCATTATTGGTCATAAAGGTGCTGCATTAAAAAGAGTAGGAGTAGAGGCTAGAAAGGATCTGGAGAAATTCTTCGGAAAACAGGTTCATTTAGAACTTTATGTAAAAGTGAATAAGAACTGGAGAAGTGATGCCAGGCAGCTGAAGAGATTTGGCTATACAGATAAGAAGTAACTACATTTCAAGAATACGGGAAGTTGAGCTAATTAGCTTAAAATCATTAATTTTGCTTCCTGAAATCAATATCATATTATGGGCAATATTGTCGCCATTGTAGGGAGACCAAACGTTGGTAAATCTACTTTTTTTAACAGGCTTATACAGCGTAGAGAAGCCATCATCGATTCTGTTAGTGGTGTGACCAGGGACAGACATTATGGAAAATCTGACTGGAACGGTCATAAATTCTCCCTTATCGATACCGGTGGGTATGTGAAAGGTAGCGACGATGTTTTTGAAGCTGAAATCGATAAGCAAGTAGAACTTGCGATCGAAGAAGCAGATGCGATCATTTTTATTGTAGATGTGGAAACAGGAGTGACATCTATGGATGAAGAAGTAGCCAACCTACTTCGTAGAGTGGACAAGCCCGTTTTACTTGCAGTGAATAAAGTGGATAATAACAAACGTCTTGCAAACGCGGTAGAATTTTACTCGCTTGGTCTGGGTGATTATTTTCCAATTGCCAGTACAAATGGTAGTGGAACCGGAGATCTTCTGGATGCACTTGTAGAAGCTCTGCCAGTAATTGAGGAAGAGGAAGATACAGAATTACCAAGATTTGCGGTCGTTGGCCGTCCAAATGCAGGGAAATCATCATTTATTAATTCCCTTATTGGGGAAGATCGATATATCGTAACCGATATTGCCGGGACTACCCGTGACTCTATCGATACAAGGTATAACAGGTTTGGTTTTGAATTTAACCTTGTTGATACTGCCGGAATTCGTAGAAAATCAAAGGTTAAGGAAAACCTGGAATTTTATTCAGTAATGCGTTCTGTACGTGCGATCGAGAACTGTGATGTTTGTCTTTTAGTACTCGATGCAACCCGTGGATTTGATGGTCAGGTTCAGAATATCTTCTGGCTAGCTCAGAGAAACTCTAAGGGAATCGTAATTCTGGTAAATAAGTGGGATCTTCTGGATAAGGAGACCAATACGCTTAAGGATTATGAAGCCATGATTCGTCGTGAGATCGAACCATTTACAGATGTGCCGATTGTATTTATTTCTGTTCTAACTAAACAACGAGTTTTCAAAGCAATTGAAACTGCTGTAAAAGTCTTTGAAAACAGAAGTAAAAAGATCAAGACCCGTTTGCTTAACGATATCATGCTGGCGATCATTGAAAAGAATCCGCCACCGGCTTATAAAGGGAAATACGTAAAGATCAAGTTCTGTACACAATTACCAACACCACATCCACAGTTTGCATTTTTCTGTAACCTGCCACAGTATGTACGTGATCCATATAAACGTTTCTTAGAGAATAAGTTGCGTCAGGAATTCGATTTTCAAGGGGTGCCTATCAGCATATTTTTTAGAAAAAAGTAAAAGAAACCTTAAACTTTTAACGTTGTAGGTAGTCTAAATCTCAAACCAATGTTCAGTAATGAGCATTGGTTCAATTTTTATACTATTTATATGCGAAATTATTTCAGCTTAATGCTACTTTTAGTGAGTGCGCTAAGCTTTGCTCAGGAATTCGAAGTATCCGGAAAGATCGTTGATACAGAATCCAATCCTCTTGAATCTGCCACTGTTTATGTTGAAAAGATTGCTGATAGCAGTCTGGTCACCTACACGATTTCTGAAAAGGACGGGAGTTTCCTTCTTAAGGGAAATACCGAAAATAAAGCTGTAAATCTTTACGTAAGCTACGCTGGTTTTAAACCTTACCGTAAGCAAATAGAAATTACCAAAAAGCAGGATGTAGGTGCTATTTCTCTGGAAATTCTGGATAACGCGCTGGATGAGGTTACACTAACCGCTACAAGAGCACCTATATCTGTTAAACAGGATACGCTGGAGTTCAATGCGAATTCTTTCAATACCAGACAGGATGCTAATCTGGAAGAGCTCATGAAAAAGCTGCCGGGAGTAGAAGTGGATAGTGATGGTAATATTACCGTGAACGGAAAGCCTGTTTCGAGAATCCTGGTAAACGGTAAGGAATTCT from Christiangramia sp. OXR-203 harbors:
- the era gene encoding GTPase Era; translation: MAHKAGFVNIIGNPNVGKSTLMNAFVGERLSIITSKAQTTRHRILGIVNGEDFQMILSDTPGIIKPAYELQASMMDFVKSAFEDADVLIYIVEIGEEGLKDEAFFKKIENSEVPVLLLLNKIDKSNQDQLEEQVKYWSEKVPTAEIHPISALEGFNVAEVFNRIIELLPESPAFYPKDTLTDKPERFFVNEIIREKILMHYKKEIPYSVEIETGEFFEEEKIIRMRSVIMVERDTQKGIIIGHKGAALKRVGVEARKDLEKFFGKQVHLELYVKVNKNWRSDARQLKRFGYTDKK
- the der gene encoding ribosome biogenesis GTPase Der, producing the protein MGNIVAIVGRPNVGKSTFFNRLIQRREAIIDSVSGVTRDRHYGKSDWNGHKFSLIDTGGYVKGSDDVFEAEIDKQVELAIEEADAIIFIVDVETGVTSMDEEVANLLRRVDKPVLLAVNKVDNNKRLANAVEFYSLGLGDYFPIASTNGSGTGDLLDALVEALPVIEEEEDTELPRFAVVGRPNAGKSSFINSLIGEDRYIVTDIAGTTRDSIDTRYNRFGFEFNLVDTAGIRRKSKVKENLEFYSVMRSVRAIENCDVCLLVLDATRGFDGQVQNIFWLAQRNSKGIVILVNKWDLLDKETNTLKDYEAMIRREIEPFTDVPIVFISVLTKQRVFKAIETAVKVFENRSKKIKTRLLNDIMLAIIEKNPPPAYKGKYVKIKFCTQLPTPHPQFAFFCNLPQYVRDPYKRFLENKLRQEFDFQGVPISIFFRKK